A single region of the Arthrobacter sp. zg-Y20 genome encodes:
- a CDS encoding tetratricopeptide repeat protein produces MGAGRAAEEAALEAELEQILAARNREAMEPTIRALLDVDRRFPENPRVLYEVGGAYDTAGEEDTAAGFYERALAGGLDGDVLRRCYLQYGSTLRILGRVEESLAVFARARREYPDSVALGVFEALTLHAGGRADSALAGMLELVADNVSAAELDRYKPAIRGNAGYLRSLDSE; encoded by the coding sequence ATGGGAGCAGGACGGGCTGCGGAAGAAGCAGCATTGGAAGCGGAACTGGAGCAGATCCTTGCTGCCCGGAACCGGGAGGCGATGGAGCCGACCATCAGGGCCCTGCTCGACGTCGACCGGCGCTTTCCGGAGAACCCGCGCGTTCTCTACGAAGTGGGGGGTGCCTATGACACAGCGGGGGAGGAGGACACTGCAGCAGGCTTCTACGAGCGTGCGCTCGCCGGCGGCCTGGACGGCGATGTCCTGCGGCGGTGCTATCTGCAGTACGGGAGCACCCTGCGGATCCTGGGTCGGGTGGAGGAATCCCTGGCGGTGTTCGCCCGGGCCCGCCGGGAATATCCGGACTCGGTGGCGCTGGGGGTCTTCGAGGCGCTGACGCTGCATGCCGGCGGCCGGGCGGACAGCGCGCTCGCAGGCATGCTGGAACTGGTGGCGGACAACGTTTCCGCCGCGGAGCTGGACCGGTACAAACCGGCGATCCGGGGCAATGCCGGGTATCTGCGGTCCCTGGACAGTGAGTAG
- a CDS encoding ABC transporter ATP-binding protein, producing the protein MTDLSADTPLLEVSNLAVNFRTMDGEVSAVRNAGFSLPAGKTLAIVGESGSGKSTTAMAVIGLLPGNGTVASGSIRFDGQELVGLPEAKMRAIRGRSIGLVPQDPMSNLNPVTKIGTQVAETLLVHGMATAKDVDRKVVEVLTAAGLPNAAERAKQYPHEFSGGMRQRALIAIGLACRPRLLIADEPTSALDVTVQRTILDQIDRMTEELGTSVLLITHDLGLAAERASELVVMHRGEVVETGPARQLLEDPQHPYTQSLVRAAPSVAAVRLRPGAFSAAGDAEESGAAAGTDTADDAAPDNIVEFRDLTKVFKIRGRADDFYAARNVTLDIPRGRTVAIVGESGSGKTTTARMLLKLIEPTSGTMTFDGMDVASLNKVQLRDFRQRVQPIFQDPYSSLDPMYTIERILEEPLKTYRRGNKAERQQRVRELMDQVALPQEMLHRYPAELSGGQRQRVAIARALALKPELIVCDEPVSALDVLVQAQILQLLGDLQREFGLSYLFISHDLAVVRLISDYVCVMKDGELVEAATSEEVFSNPRHPYTRRLLASIPGNELNIEDKLDVEGELAS; encoded by the coding sequence ATGACTGATTTGAGCGCTGATACGCCCCTGCTCGAGGTGAGCAACCTCGCGGTTAATTTCCGCACCATGGACGGCGAAGTGTCCGCCGTCCGCAACGCCGGGTTCTCCTTGCCCGCAGGCAAGACACTGGCCATTGTGGGGGAGTCCGGCTCCGGGAAGTCCACCACGGCTATGGCCGTCATCGGCCTGCTGCCGGGCAACGGTACAGTGGCGTCGGGCAGCATCCGCTTCGACGGTCAGGAACTGGTGGGACTGCCCGAGGCGAAAATGCGGGCCATTCGGGGCCGGTCCATCGGCCTGGTGCCGCAGGACCCGATGTCCAACCTGAACCCGGTGACCAAAATCGGAACCCAGGTTGCCGAGACGCTGCTGGTGCACGGCATGGCCACCGCGAAGGACGTGGACCGCAAGGTTGTGGAGGTCCTGACCGCCGCCGGACTGCCCAACGCCGCTGAACGAGCCAAGCAGTACCCGCATGAATTTTCCGGCGGCATGCGCCAGCGGGCCCTGATCGCCATTGGCCTGGCCTGCCGTCCCCGGCTCTTGATTGCCGATGAACCCACGAGTGCGCTGGACGTAACGGTCCAGCGGACCATCCTTGACCAGATCGACCGCATGACGGAAGAACTGGGCACGTCGGTCCTGCTGATTACCCACGACCTCGGGCTCGCGGCCGAGCGTGCCTCCGAACTGGTGGTGATGCACCGCGGTGAAGTCGTGGAGACCGGACCGGCGCGCCAGCTGCTGGAGGACCCGCAGCACCCGTACACCCAGTCATTGGTCCGGGCCGCCCCCAGCGTGGCGGCGGTCCGGCTCCGCCCGGGCGCCTTCAGCGCGGCGGGGGATGCGGAGGAGAGTGGAGCTGCCGCCGGAACGGACACAGCGGACGACGCCGCCCCGGACAACATTGTCGAATTCCGGGACCTCACCAAGGTCTTCAAGATCCGCGGCCGGGCGGATGATTTTTATGCGGCCCGGAACGTTACCCTGGACATCCCGCGCGGCCGCACCGTGGCTATTGTGGGGGAGTCCGGTTCGGGGAAGACCACCACGGCGCGGATGCTGCTCAAGCTTATTGAGCCCACGTCGGGAACCATGACCTTCGACGGGATGGACGTTGCGTCGCTGAACAAGGTCCAGCTGCGCGACTTCCGGCAGCGGGTGCAGCCTATCTTCCAGGACCCGTACTCCTCCCTGGACCCCATGTACACCATTGAGCGGATCCTTGAGGAGCCGCTGAAGACCTACCGCCGCGGCAACAAGGCCGAGCGGCAGCAGCGCGTCCGGGAACTCATGGACCAGGTGGCACTGCCGCAGGAGATGCTGCACCGCTATCCGGCCGAGCTTTCCGGCGGGCAGCGCCAGCGCGTGGCTATCGCCCGTGCCCTGGCGCTCAAGCCTGAGCTGATCGTCTGCGACGAGCCGGTCTCCGCGCTGGATGTGCTGGTCCAGGCCCAGATCCTGCAGCTGCTAGGGGACCTGCAGCGCGAGTTCGGGCTCAGTTACCTCTTTATCTCCCATGACCTGGCCGTGGTCCGGCTGATCTCCGACTACGTCTGCGTGATGAAGGACGGGGAACTGGTGGAGGCAGCGACGTCGGAAGAGGTCTTCTCCAACCCGCGCCACCCGTACACGCGCAGGCTCCTGGCCTCCATTCCGGGCAATGAACTGAACATTGAGGACAAACTGGACGTGGAAGGCGAGCTGGCTTCCTAG
- a CDS encoding ABC transporter substrate-binding protein, whose protein sequence is MTRSDPVKPGTAEPGREPARASSGPSGPSLSRRSIIRAGAAAAAFMLAGCTAEAAEDKPTAAAGTTAPTGPSARFTFATAARPVTLDPALASDTESYRVTRQVLEGLVGVDALTSAPTPLLAKSWTQSEDRRTYTFELRQDVTFHDGEPFNAEAVRRNFERWYNMPESVRTDSLMYKSVFRGYSDTPALTVYKDCVPVGEYTVRVILTEPLESFIPALAAPAFAMSSPKALAEASADELTRELNGRKISAYGVHPVGTGPYRFGTWDEDTIELTAYPEYWGEPGQIGTVVFRTINSPEGRLRALKKREVDGYDLVTVNDVGELARNGQQIQQRDPYSILYLGINQSFPGLDNVLMRRAVAHAIDKPAVLDGLFLNGTKPANQFLPEKLGLTSDSATGYGYEPEKAKELLIEAGYDGRELPFYYPRHVTRSYLPTPEKVYARLSSQLTAAGFNIRPVPVDWSEGYLEKVHGKEDRAFHLLGLAGSYEAGDNFVGTLFGRYTEEFAFNDPEVFTGVEKARTLGEGQDQTDAYHAITNRISERVPAIPLAFPISALALSPRVASYPTSPVLHEVFNRISLADR, encoded by the coding sequence GTGACCCGATCCGACCCAGTAAAACCCGGCACAGCAGAACCCGGACGGGAACCAGCCCGGGCCAGTTCCGGCCCCAGCGGTCCTTCCCTCTCCCGCCGTTCCATCATCAGGGCCGGGGCAGCAGCGGCAGCCTTCATGCTTGCCGGCTGCACGGCCGAAGCCGCCGAAGACAAGCCCACGGCTGCAGCCGGCACGACCGCACCTACCGGCCCTTCCGCCCGCTTCACCTTCGCGACGGCGGCGCGTCCGGTCACCCTTGATCCGGCCCTCGCCTCCGACACTGAGTCCTACCGGGTCACCCGGCAGGTCCTTGAGGGGCTGGTGGGCGTGGACGCCCTGACCTCGGCCCCCACACCCCTGCTGGCCAAAAGCTGGACGCAGTCCGAGGACCGCAGGACCTATACGTTCGAACTGCGGCAGGACGTGACCTTCCACGACGGTGAGCCCTTCAACGCCGAAGCCGTACGGCGGAACTTTGAACGCTGGTACAACATGCCCGAGTCCGTGCGCACCGATTCGCTGATGTACAAGTCGGTATTCCGGGGCTACTCGGATACGCCCGCCCTCACCGTCTACAAGGACTGCGTTCCGGTAGGCGAATACACCGTCCGGGTCATCCTGACCGAGCCTCTGGAGAGCTTCATTCCCGCCCTCGCAGCACCGGCGTTCGCCATGTCATCACCGAAGGCACTGGCCGAGGCAAGCGCGGACGAGCTGACCCGGGAACTCAACGGGCGCAAGATTTCCGCCTACGGCGTCCATCCCGTAGGCACCGGCCCTTACCGCTTCGGCACATGGGACGAAGACACCATTGAACTGACGGCCTACCCGGAATACTGGGGCGAACCCGGCCAGATCGGGACCGTGGTCTTCAGGACGATCAACAGCCCCGAGGGCCGCCTGCGTGCCCTGAAGAAGCGCGAGGTGGACGGCTACGACCTGGTTACGGTGAACGACGTCGGCGAACTGGCGCGCAACGGCCAGCAGATCCAGCAGCGCGATCCGTATTCCATCCTGTACCTGGGCATCAACCAGAGCTTCCCCGGACTGGACAACGTCCTGATGCGCCGTGCGGTGGCGCACGCCATCGACAAGCCTGCCGTCCTGGACGGCCTGTTCCTCAACGGCACCAAGCCTGCCAACCAGTTCCTGCCGGAAAAGCTGGGACTGACGTCCGACTCGGCCACCGGTTACGGCTACGAACCGGAGAAGGCCAAGGAACTGCTCATCGAAGCCGGGTATGACGGCCGGGAGCTGCCGTTCTACTATCCCCGGCACGTTACCCGCAGTTACCTGCCCACGCCCGAAAAGGTCTATGCCCGGCTCAGCAGCCAGCTGACCGCTGCCGGCTTCAACATCCGCCCGGTCCCGGTGGACTGGTCCGAGGGCTACTTGGAAAAGGTGCATGGCAAGGAAGACCGGGCCTTCCACCTGCTGGGGCTGGCCGGCAGTTACGAAGCCGGCGACAACTTTGTCGGCACGCTTTTTGGGCGCTACACCGAGGAATTCGCGTTCAACGACCCGGAAGTATTCACCGGCGTCGAGAAGGCGCGCACGCTGGGCGAGGGCCAGGATCAAACTGACGCCTACCACGCGATTACCAACCGGATTTCCGAGCGCGTACCGGCTATCCCGCTCGCCTTCCCCATCTCTGCCCTGGCGCTGTCCCCCCGCGTCGCGTCCTACCCCACCAGCCCCGTCCTCCACGAAGTCTTCAACCGAATCTCCCTCGCGGACCGCTGA
- a CDS encoding malate:quinone oxidoreductase, protein MTANSPADNSATKTDVLLIGGGIMSATLGAFLKQLAPDWDISLYERLDRAGLESSDPWNNAGTGHAALCELNYSPAAADGSVDPAKAVGINEQFQVSRQFWSHLVSAGHISNNFINPLPHMSFVWGDAHSEYLRRRWESLSAQPLFKTMEFSEDPAKLAEWAPLIMEGRDPSQRVAASRVVGGTDVDFGALTRELTNYLGANGVNMHFRHEVGNVSRSSTGGWDVKVKDLATGTARTVSAKFVFIGGGGGALHLLQASGIPEGKGFGGFPVSGQFLRSTDESIIARHNAKVYGQASVGAPPMSVPHLDTRFVNGQRSLLFGPYGGFSPKFLKTGSYLDLPLSVRPSNLVPMLGVAKDNMSLVKYLVTEVLKTREGKTAALQEFMPSAKTEGWDLITAGQRVQVIKKDPKKGGVLQFGTELITAADGSIGALLGASPGASTAPPIMINLLKRAFPRQFDGWEPKIKEMIPGYGVKLNENERLMEEINADTSKVLGLS, encoded by the coding sequence TTGACTGCAAATAGCCCGGCGGATAATTCCGCAACGAAAACAGATGTACTGCTGATCGGCGGCGGCATCATGAGCGCGACCCTCGGGGCGTTCCTGAAGCAGCTGGCGCCGGATTGGGACATCTCCCTCTATGAGCGCCTCGACCGCGCAGGGCTGGAAAGCTCCGACCCGTGGAACAACGCGGGAACCGGCCACGCCGCGCTCTGTGAACTGAACTACAGCCCGGCCGCAGCCGACGGCTCCGTTGACCCGGCGAAGGCGGTGGGCATCAACGAGCAGTTCCAGGTTTCCCGGCAGTTCTGGTCGCATCTGGTCTCTGCAGGCCACATCTCCAACAACTTCATTAATCCGCTGCCGCACATGAGCTTTGTTTGGGGCGACGCGCATTCGGAGTACCTGCGCCGCCGCTGGGAATCGCTGAGCGCGCAGCCCCTCTTCAAGACCATGGAATTCTCCGAGGATCCGGCCAAGCTGGCGGAGTGGGCCCCCCTGATCATGGAAGGCCGCGACCCCTCCCAGCGGGTTGCAGCCTCCCGCGTGGTCGGCGGCACCGACGTCGATTTCGGTGCGCTGACCCGCGAACTGACCAATTACCTCGGCGCCAACGGGGTGAACATGCACTTCCGCCACGAAGTGGGCAACGTATCCCGTTCCTCCACCGGCGGCTGGGACGTCAAGGTCAAGGACCTGGCCACCGGCACCGCCCGCACCGTCAGCGCCAAGTTCGTCTTCATCGGCGGCGGCGGCGGCGCACTGCACCTGCTCCAGGCCTCCGGCATCCCCGAGGGCAAGGGCTTCGGCGGCTTCCCCGTCTCCGGCCAGTTCCTGCGCTCCACGGATGAGTCCATCATTGCCCGCCACAACGCCAAGGTGTACGGCCAGGCTTCCGTGGGTGCCCCGCCCATGTCCGTGCCGCACCTGGACACCCGGTTCGTCAACGGGCAGCGTTCCCTGCTGTTCGGCCCGTACGGCGGCTTCTCGCCCAAGTTCCTAAAGACTGGTTCCTACCTGGACCTGCCGCTCTCGGTCCGGCCGTCCAACCTCGTGCCGATGCTGGGCGTGGCCAAGGACAACATGAGCCTGGTCAAGTACCTCGTCACCGAAGTCCTGAAGACCCGCGAAGGCAAAACGGCCGCACTGCAGGAATTCATGCCCTCCGCCAAGACCGAGGGCTGGGACCTCATCACAGCGGGCCAGCGCGTCCAGGTCATCAAGAAGGACCCGAAGAAGGGCGGTGTGCTGCAGTTCGGCACCGAACTCATCACCGCCGCAGACGGTTCCATCGGCGCCCTGCTGGGCGCATCCCCCGGAGCCTCCACGGCACCGCCCATCATGATCAACCTGCTCAAGCGTGCGTTCCCCCGCCAATTCGACGGCTGGGAACCGAAGATCAAGGAAATGATCCCGGGCTACGGCGTCAAGCTCAACGAAAACGAGCGGTTGATGGAAGAGATCAACGCCGACACGAGCAAGGTCCTGGGCCTGTCCTAG
- a CDS encoding efflux RND transporter permease subunit, producing MDRLAKLSLSNRALIALITVFVAVFGVISMSSLKQELIPSLEFPQISVITALPGASPEVVDAQVSEPLEGALTAVEGLEDSSATSRSGISTISLTFAYGTDLDRARGQVDRAISNSRQLLPEDANPQSLAGSISDFPIVYLAVSSDEPLAELNADLQRLTVPRLQKIEGVRTAEVTGGSTRHVAILPDDAALARLGVTPAAIVDALENSGALLPAGTVNEDGRTLSIQVGAPLDSLEKISALPVESAGGNGDGAPVTIGDVATVNITEDEATSITRTNGEATLAVSVTKTPAGDTVGISHEVMDLLPSLQEELGNGAEFTVVFDQAPFIEQSISDLTTEGLLGLGFAVLVILVFLLSIRSTLVTAVSIPLSLLVTFIGLLAFGYSLNILTLGALTIAIGRVVDDSIVVIENIKRHLGYGEDKRTAILTAVREVAGAVTASTLTTVAVFAPIAFVGGLAGELFRPFAVTTTLALLASLLVSLTIVPVLAYWFLKSSPPVADPEAYRAEAEERESRTMLQRGYLPVLRTTQRHPVYTVVAGLIILLATAAMTPLLPTNLLGDTGQNNFSVRQELPAGTSLERTSEAAGKVEDILSGIDGVKDVQVTMGTSTSGLAAFTAGGSSVANFTVITEEGVDQVALRDTVRKAIEDADDAGNVTLGSTGGGFGTSNTVDIELSAGDPADLQPASDALVAAMSDLPGVAEASSNLSSSQPVVQVTIDRAKAVAAGLNEQQIAGLVASTVSPLPAGTVRLGTDDLPVLIGEGTPITSLEQLNSVAVPTGSGPVPLRDLATVQEVSVPTSVSSSGGERTAVVSVSPEGDNLGAAITEVQARLAEVDLPASVTAELSGAATQQNESFTQLGLALLAAIAIVYVIMVATFKSLLQPLILLVSIPFAATGAILLLLVSGVPLGLPSLVGMLMLVGIVVTNAIVLMDLINQYRQPRDGRPGMNVEDAVFRGARQRLRPILMTALATVFALTPMALGVTGEGGFISRPLAIVVIGGLISSTALTLILVPVLYRLVEGSREKRQLRRERTAEMHA from the coding sequence ATGGACCGTTTGGCCAAGCTGTCCCTCTCCAACCGGGCGCTCATTGCCCTGATCACGGTGTTCGTGGCGGTTTTCGGCGTCATTTCCATGAGCTCCCTGAAGCAGGAGCTGATCCCGTCGCTGGAGTTCCCGCAGATCAGCGTCATAACTGCCCTGCCCGGCGCCTCCCCCGAGGTGGTGGATGCCCAGGTCAGCGAACCGCTGGAAGGGGCGCTGACCGCCGTCGAAGGCCTGGAAGATTCCTCGGCCACGTCCCGTTCCGGGATCTCCACCATCAGCCTCACCTTTGCCTACGGCACGGACCTGGACCGGGCCCGCGGGCAGGTGGACCGTGCAATCTCCAATTCCCGGCAGCTGCTGCCCGAGGATGCCAATCCGCAGTCGCTGGCCGGCAGCATCAGTGATTTCCCCATCGTCTATCTGGCGGTGTCCTCCGATGAACCGTTGGCCGAGCTCAATGCGGACCTGCAGCGCCTGACCGTTCCCCGCCTGCAGAAAATCGAAGGCGTCCGGACAGCAGAAGTCACCGGCGGATCCACCCGGCACGTCGCCATCCTTCCCGACGACGCCGCCCTCGCCCGGCTGGGCGTCACGCCCGCCGCCATAGTGGATGCGCTGGAAAACAGCGGCGCACTGCTGCCCGCCGGAACCGTTAATGAGGACGGCCGGACCCTCTCCATCCAGGTGGGCGCACCGCTGGACAGCCTGGAGAAGATTTCCGCCCTCCCGGTCGAGTCCGCCGGCGGCAACGGCGACGGCGCACCGGTCACCATCGGCGACGTGGCAACCGTAAACATCACCGAAGATGAAGCCACCTCCATCACCCGGACCAACGGCGAAGCGACGCTGGCCGTGTCCGTCACCAAGACCCCGGCCGGAGACACGGTCGGCATCTCGCACGAGGTCATGGACCTGCTGCCGTCGCTGCAGGAGGAACTGGGCAACGGCGCGGAATTCACCGTGGTCTTTGACCAGGCGCCCTTCATTGAGCAGTCCATTTCCGACCTCACCACCGAAGGCCTGCTCGGGCTGGGCTTCGCTGTGCTGGTCATCCTGGTTTTCCTTCTCTCCATCCGCTCCACGCTGGTCACCGCGGTCTCCATTCCGCTGTCCCTGCTGGTAACCTTCATCGGCCTGCTGGCCTTCGGCTACTCCCTGAACATCCTCACCCTCGGCGCCCTGACCATCGCGATTGGCCGGGTGGTGGACGACTCGATCGTCGTCATCGAAAACATCAAGCGGCACCTGGGCTACGGCGAGGACAAACGCACGGCCATCCTCACCGCCGTGCGGGAAGTGGCCGGCGCCGTGACGGCGTCCACGCTCACCACCGTGGCGGTGTTCGCTCCCATTGCGTTTGTGGGCGGCCTCGCCGGCGAGCTGTTCCGGCCCTTCGCTGTCACCACCACGCTGGCCCTCCTGGCCTCGCTGCTGGTCTCCCTGACCATTGTGCCGGTGCTGGCCTACTGGTTCCTGAAGTCCTCCCCGCCGGTGGCCGACCCCGAGGCGTACCGTGCCGAAGCCGAGGAACGCGAATCCCGGACCATGCTGCAGCGCGGTTACCTGCCGGTCCTGCGCACCACCCAGCGCCACCCGGTGTACACCGTGGTTGCCGGGCTGATCATCCTCCTGGCCACGGCGGCAATGACGCCGCTGCTTCCGACCAACCTGTTGGGCGACACCGGCCAGAACAACTTCAGCGTGCGGCAGGAACTGCCCGCCGGCACATCGCTGGAGCGCACATCCGAGGCCGCCGGCAAGGTGGAGGACATCCTCTCCGGCATCGACGGTGTCAAGGACGTGCAGGTCACCATGGGCACCTCAACCTCCGGGCTGGCCGCGTTCACGGCGGGCGGCTCGTCGGTAGCGAACTTCACGGTCATCACCGAGGAGGGCGTGGACCAGGTGGCACTGCGCGACACCGTCCGGAAGGCCATCGAGGACGCGGACGACGCCGGCAACGTCACCTTGGGCAGCACGGGCGGCGGTTTCGGCACGTCGAACACTGTGGACATTGAGCTCTCCGCCGGCGACCCGGCTGATCTGCAGCCGGCCAGCGACGCGCTTGTGGCGGCCATGTCCGACCTGCCCGGCGTCGCCGAGGCCAGCAGCAACCTTTCCTCCTCCCAGCCGGTGGTCCAGGTGACCATCGACCGGGCGAAGGCAGTGGCCGCCGGCCTCAATGAGCAGCAAATCGCCGGGCTGGTGGCATCGACCGTCAGCCCGCTGCCGGCCGGCACGGTCCGGCTGGGCACGGATGACCTGCCGGTGCTCATCGGTGAGGGCACGCCCATCACTTCCCTGGAACAGCTCAACAGTGTCGCGGTGCCGACCGGTTCCGGTCCGGTGCCGCTGCGCGACCTGGCCACCGTCCAGGAGGTCTCCGTGCCGACGTCGGTCTCCTCTTCCGGCGGCGAACGCACCGCCGTCGTCTCCGTCTCCCCCGAGGGCGACAACCTGGGTGCGGCCATCACCGAAGTCCAGGCCCGGCTGGCGGAGGTGGACCTGCCGGCCAGCGTGACCGCCGAACTCAGCGGCGCCGCCACCCAGCAGAACGAGTCCTTCACCCAGCTCGGCCTGGCGCTGCTGGCTGCCATCGCCATTGTGTACGTGATCATGGTGGCCACCTTCAAGTCCCTGCTGCAGCCGCTGATCCTGCTGGTCTCCATTCCCTTCGCGGCCACCGGCGCCATCCTGCTGCTGCTGGTCAGCGGCGTCCCGCTGGGCCTGCCTTCCCTGGTAGGCATGCTGATGCTGGTGGGCATTGTGGTGACCAACGCCATTGTGCTGATGGACCTGATCAACCAGTACCGGCAGCCGCGGGACGGCAGGCCGGGCATGAACGTGGAGGACGCTGTTTTCCGCGGTGCCCGGCAGCGCCTGCGGCCGATCCTGATGACCGCGCTGGCCACGGTGTTCGCCCTGACCCCGATGGCACTGGGCGTCACCGGCGAGGGCGGGTTCATTTCCCGCCCGCTCGCCATTGTGGTGATTGGCGGCCTGATCTCCTCCACCGCCCTGACGCTGATCCTGGTGCCGGTGCTCTACCGGCTGGTTGAGGGTTCCCGCGAGAAGCGCCAACTGCGCAGGGAGCGCACGGCAGAGATGCATGCCTAG
- a CDS encoding CE1758 family FMN-dependent luciferase-like monooxygenase: protein MQIGVFSVSDITRDPVTGRIPTEGERIKAAVAIARKVEEIGMDVYATGEHHNPPFYASSPTTLLGYIAAQTERIILSTTTTLITTNDPVKIAEDFAMLQHVADGRVDLVLGRGNTAPVYPWFGKDPQDSVELTVENYNLLRQLWDKDTVNWEGKFRTPLRNFTATPRPLDGVAPFVWHGSIRTPQIAEIAAYFGDGFFANNIFWPKEHYMQLIGLYRERYEHYGHGRADQAIVGLGGQFFMRKNSQDAINEFRPYFDNAPVYGHGPTMEDFTAQTPLTVGSPQEVLEKTLTFQEYFGDYQRQLFLIDHAGLPLKTVLEQLDLFGEYVLPELRKELDSRRPAGVPDGPTHAARAAARNDAAGAVPASAPSPSAAAAGVQ, encoded by the coding sequence ATGCAGATCGGCGTCTTTAGCGTCAGCGACATTACCCGCGACCCCGTCACCGGCCGCATCCCCACCGAGGGTGAGCGGATCAAGGCAGCCGTGGCCATCGCCCGCAAGGTCGAAGAGATCGGCATGGACGTGTACGCCACCGGCGAGCACCACAACCCGCCCTTCTATGCCAGCTCCCCCACCACCCTCCTGGGCTACATTGCCGCCCAGACCGAGCGGATCATCCTCTCCACCACCACCACGCTGATCACCACCAACGATCCGGTGAAGATCGCCGAGGATTTTGCCATGCTCCAGCACGTGGCCGACGGCCGCGTGGACCTGGTCCTGGGCCGGGGCAACACTGCCCCGGTGTACCCGTGGTTCGGCAAGGATCCGCAGGATTCAGTGGAACTGACCGTGGAGAACTACAACCTGCTGCGCCAGCTCTGGGACAAGGACACCGTGAACTGGGAAGGCAAGTTCCGCACCCCGCTGCGCAACTTCACCGCCACGCCGCGTCCGCTCGACGGCGTCGCGCCCTTTGTGTGGCACGGCTCCATCCGCACGCCGCAGATAGCCGAAATTGCCGCCTACTTCGGTGACGGCTTCTTCGCCAACAACATTTTCTGGCCGAAGGAGCACTACATGCAGCTCATCGGACTGTACCGCGAACGGTACGAGCACTACGGCCACGGCCGCGCAGACCAGGCCATTGTGGGACTGGGCGGGCAGTTCTTCATGCGGAAGAACTCCCAGGACGCAATCAACGAGTTCCGGCCCTACTTCGACAACGCCCCGGTGTACGGGCACGGCCCGACCATGGAGGATTTCACCGCCCAAACCCCGCTGACCGTCGGCAGCCCGCAGGAGGTGCTGGAGAAGACGCTGACGTTCCAGGAGTACTTCGGCGACTACCAGCGCCAGCTTTTCCTGATTGACCACGCCGGACTGCCGCTCAAGACGGTCCTGGAACAGCTGGACCTCTTCGGCGAATACGTCCTGCCGGAGCTGCGGAAGGAACTCGACAGCCGACGCCCCGCGGGCGTTCCGGACGGCCCCACGCACGCCGCACGCGCGGCCGCCCGCAACGATGCAGCCGGTGCAGTCCCGGCATCCGCACCGTCACCGTCGGCGGCCGCTGCCGGCGTTCAGTAG
- a CDS encoding MarR family transcriptional regulator yields MHSSNDASVKQAAETWESLFRVQVGVMRRLQRDPEFRDLTMREYDVLFNLTRCPGGWSRLNELNEHLLISQPSLSRMVDRLEARGLVQRRPAEQDQRGVELSLTDEGRAVQRRLGRIHVRGIHELLTPALDGEELVRLKELTDKVLASLED; encoded by the coding sequence ATGCACTCCTCCAACGACGCCAGCGTGAAGCAGGCAGCCGAAACCTGGGAATCCCTCTTCCGCGTCCAGGTGGGGGTGATGCGTCGCCTCCAGCGCGATCCTGAGTTTCGGGACCTCACCATGCGCGAGTACGACGTCCTGTTCAACCTCACCCGGTGCCCCGGAGGCTGGAGCCGGCTAAATGAGCTCAACGAGCACCTGCTGATCAGCCAGCCCAGCCTCAGCCGGATGGTGGACCGGCTCGAGGCCCGGGGCCTGGTGCAGCGACGGCCGGCGGAACAGGACCAGCGCGGCGTCGAACTGTCGCTAACGGATGAAGGCCGGGCGGTGCAGCGCCGCCTGGGACGGATCCATGTGCGCGGCATCCACGAGCTCCTCACCCCCGCATTGGACGGTGAGGAGCTGGTCCGGCTCAAGGAACTCACGGATAAGGTGCTGGCGAGCCTGGAGGACTAG